A genomic segment from bacterium BMS3Abin08 encodes:
- the ftsA gene encoding cell division protein FtsA, translated as MSNGQFIVGLDVGTTKICVIVGQYLNERMDVVAVGSAPSMGLRKGIVVNIESTMESIRNATKDAERASGIEINSVYVGIAGGHIKGFASYGAVGIKGGEVSSDDIERALDAAKAVYVPLDREVLHVIPLEYVVDGEEGIMNPVGMSGVRLESRVQIVTGSVSAVQNLIRCCERANVQVNDIVLEPLASSLSTLTDDEKAQGVVLVDVGGGTTDIALYKNGVLTHTSVIAVGGNHITNDIAIGLRLPVHEAERVKMEYGTAIMNGTGSDKEIQIMVAGRDARTIPRHYVTEIIAPRCEELFDLIKNELVSCGAYDEASYGLVITGGASQMEGFSTLAEAVLGLPVRIGRPANIDGLKNIIDDPRYATGVGLLLYGAEHELSPIVYGDIFSNILKKMKGWVKGFLKIRS; from the coding sequence AGAGGATGGATGTGGTTGCGGTGGGTTCCGCCCCATCCATGGGATTAAGAAAGGGCATTGTTGTGAATATAGAGTCGACCATGGAATCGATCAGGAACGCAACAAAGGACGCGGAAAGGGCCTCGGGTATAGAGATTAATTCAGTATATGTGGGCATTGCAGGGGGACATATCAAGGGCTTTGCAAGTTATGGGGCTGTGGGAATAAAGGGCGGTGAGGTATCCAGTGACGATATTGAAAGGGCGCTCGATGCCGCCAAGGCCGTCTATGTGCCCCTTGACAGGGAAGTGCTGCACGTCATCCCCCTTGAGTATGTTGTTGACGGAGAGGAGGGGATAATGAACCCCGTGGGGATGTCGGGCGTCAGGCTTGAGTCCAGGGTCCAGATTGTTACAGGTTCGGTATCTGCTGTGCAGAACCTGATCAGGTGTTGTGAGAGGGCCAATGTTCAGGTGAATGATATCGTCCTTGAACCACTTGCATCATCCCTGTCAACCCTGACGGACGATGAAAAGGCCCAGGGGGTTGTGCTTGTCGATGTCGGCGGCGGTACAACGGATATCGCCCTTTACAAGAACGGTGTCCTGACGCATACCTCCGTGATAGCCGTCGGTGGAAACCATATTACCAATGATATCGCGATAGGGTTGAGACTCCCCGTTCATGAGGCGGAGCGCGTGAAGATGGAGTACGGGACTGCGATAATGAACGGAACCGGTTCCGACAAGGAGATTCAGATCATGGTAGCCGGAAGGGATGCAAGGACAATCCCCAGACACTATGTAACGGAGATAATTGCACCGAGATGTGAGGAGCTGTTTGATCTGATAAAGAATGAACTGGTGAGTTGCGGTGCCTATGATGAGGCTTCATATGGGCTTGTTATTACCGGGGGTGCTTCGCAGATGGAAGGGTTTTCCACCCTGGCTGAGGCGGTTCTCGGCCTCCCCGTCAGGATAGGAAGGCCTGCCAATATCGACGGGCTGAAAAACATCATTGATGATCCAAGATATGCAACCGGCGTCGGGTTGTTGCTCTACGGTGCGGAACACGAGCTTTCCCCGATTGTTTATGGTGATATCTTTAGTAATATTTTAAAAAAAATGAAGGGTTGGGTTAAGGGTTTTTTGAAGATCAGAAGTTGA